The following coding sequences are from one Chroogloeocystis siderophila 5.2 s.c.1 window:
- the rpsU gene encoding 30S ribosomal protein S21, translating to MTQVVVGENENFESALRRFKRQVSKAGILPDIKSKRHFETPIEKRKRKAVARRRKRRFQSRG from the coding sequence ATGACCCAAGTTGTTGTCGGCGAAAATGAAAATTTTGAGTCAGCACTAAGAAGATTTAAGCGTCAAGTCTCTAAAGCAGGAATTTTACCAGATATTAAGAGTAAGCGTCACTTTGAAACTCCAATTGAAAAGCGTAAGCGTAAAGCAGTCGCGAGAAGACGTAAACGGCGTTTTCAAAGTAGAGGATAA
- a CDS encoding RNA recognition motif domain-containing protein codes for MSIYVGNLSFEVTQDDLNSIFAEYGTVKRVQLPTDRETGLPRGFGFVEMESEAAESTAIEALDGAEWMGRTMKVNKAKPREDRRSSGGDWGNKNQNYSKRY; via the coding sequence ATGTCAATCTACGTAGGTAACTTGTCCTTTGAAGTTACCCAAGACGATCTCAACAGTATTTTTGCTGAATATGGTACCGTGAAGCGCGTACAACTACCAACGGATCGCGAAACTGGTCTTCCTCGCGGCTTCGGATTTGTAGAAATGGAAAGCGAAGCTGCCGAATCCACCGCAATCGAAGCGCTCGACGGTGCAGAATGGATGGGAAGAACCATGAAAGTCAATAAAGCTAAACCCCGCGAAGACAGGCGTTCGAGTGGCGGGGATTGGGGTAACAAAAATCAAAATTACTCCAAACGCTACTAA
- a CDS encoding isochorismatase — translation MNTHQLPIPTFFEPSKVHEVWRVPYQQRAQEAASWAHKYNITPANEDKIRVGLLLIDVQNTFCIPGFELFVGGRSGTGAVEDNARLCEFIYRNLGGISAIAATMDTHTAMQIFHPVFWINEAGDHPAPATLITPEEVAEGIWKVNPAVAPSISDGDARLLQNHALHYVNQLTQHGKYPLTVWPYHAMLGGISHALVSAVEEAVFFHTIARNSQARFEIKGNNPLTENYSVLHPEVLTGVNGQAIARKNTELIQHLLKFDKLIVAGQAKSHCVAWTIDDLLTEIKSIDSNLAQKIYLLEDCTSSVVIPDIVDYTEQAEAAFERFAAAGMHLVKSTQASDWLV, via the coding sequence ATGAACACTCATCAGCTACCAATTCCTACTTTCTTTGAGCCTAGTAAAGTTCATGAAGTGTGGCGTGTCCCTTACCAGCAACGCGCGCAAGAAGCAGCATCGTGGGCACATAAGTACAATATTACACCAGCCAACGAAGACAAGATTCGCGTTGGCTTGCTTCTGATTGATGTGCAGAATACATTTTGCATTCCTGGATTTGAACTCTTTGTCGGGGGAAGATCTGGAACAGGTGCAGTTGAAGACAATGCACGTTTGTGTGAATTTATTTATCGTAATTTGGGTGGAATTAGCGCGATCGCGGCAACAATGGACACGCACACTGCCATGCAAATTTTCCATCCTGTATTTTGGATAAATGAAGCTGGCGATCATCCAGCACCCGCAACGCTAATTACCCCTGAGGAAGTAGCAGAAGGTATTTGGAAAGTCAATCCTGCTGTAGCGCCGAGTATTAGTGATGGAGATGCTCGACTTCTACAAAACCACGCTCTACACTATGTCAATCAGCTAACACAACACGGTAAATATCCCTTAACGGTCTGGCCTTATCATGCGATGCTGGGTGGAATTAGTCATGCTTTGGTTTCTGCGGTAGAAGAAGCGGTATTTTTCCATACAATCGCCCGTAACAGCCAAGCAAGATTTGAAATTAAAGGTAACAACCCATTAACCGAAAATTATTCAGTACTACATCCCGAAGTATTAACAGGTGTTAACGGTCAAGCGATCGCGCGAAAAAATACAGAATTAATCCAGCACTTATTAAAATTTGACAAACTCATAGTTGCAGGTCAAGCTAAAAGCCACTGCGTTGCGTGGACAATTGATGATTTATTAACAGAAATTAAATCGATTGATTCCAATCTAGCGCAAAAAATTTACTTGCTAGAAGATTGTACATCTTCTGTTGTTATCCCTGACATAGTAGATTATACCGAACAAGCTGAAGCAGCTTTTGAAAGGTTTGCTGCGGCGGGAATGCATTTAGTGAAATCGACTCAAGCAAGTGATTGGTTAGTGTAA
- a CDS encoding DMT family transporter → MQIWQAPKPWQVGLVLIVGVIGISTASIFVRLAFAAVPEVSSVGFSLVLSAARLTISAILLLPAWHHLHSSLPSRTSVYYALVAGICLALHFATWITSLAFTSIAAASTLVSSTPIWVALLSWLWLREKLSLITLIGIGLALVGGIVIALGNSGVDAVASNRLLGNFLALLGAWMYSLYLLLGRKAQQEGLGLGSYIAIAYTTGALILLPLPGIFGASYTGYPLIVYVYILLIAIFSQMIGHTSLNWGMRWLSPTFVTLAALFEPVGSSFLAYFLLDELPGRLTLLGAASLLVGVACAIVGARQK, encoded by the coding sequence ATGCAAATTTGGCAAGCACCGAAACCTTGGCAGGTTGGGTTAGTTTTAATCGTCGGGGTAATTGGTATTTCAACTGCGTCAATTTTTGTGCGGTTAGCATTTGCAGCAGTACCAGAGGTTTCTAGTGTTGGATTTAGCCTTGTTCTATCAGCAGCACGTTTGACAATCTCGGCGATACTACTGCTACCAGCTTGGCATCATTTGCACTCATCTTTACCGAGTCGTACCTCTGTATACTATGCATTAGTAGCAGGCATTTGCTTAGCGTTACACTTTGCAACATGGATTACCTCACTTGCTTTTACATCCATTGCTGCTGCATCGACTTTAGTGAGTAGTACGCCAATTTGGGTTGCTTTACTTTCGTGGTTATGGTTGCGTGAAAAGTTATCACTTATAACTCTCATAGGAATTGGTCTTGCACTTGTAGGCGGTATTGTGATTGCATTAGGGAATTCTGGGGTAGATGCTGTTGCGAGTAATCGTCTATTAGGCAATTTTTTAGCACTTTTAGGTGCTTGGATGTACAGCTTATATCTACTTCTTGGACGTAAAGCCCAACAAGAAGGATTAGGATTAGGCAGTTATATCGCAATTGCTTACACGACAGGAGCTTTAATATTACTGCCGTTGCCAGGAATTTTTGGGGCATCGTATACAGGCTATCCATTAATTGTCTATGTTTACATACTATTGATTGCAATTTTCTCGCAAATGATTGGGCATACCAGTTTGAACTGGGGAATGCGCTGGCTTTCACCAACTTTTGTCACACTTGCTGCTTTGTTTGAACCTGTCGGCTCTAGTTTTCTTGCTTATTTCCTGCTGGACGAATTACCAGGAAGATTAACACTCTTAGGTGCAGCTAGTTTATTAGTGGGAGTCGCTTGTGCGATCGTGGGAGCAAGGCAAAAATAA
- a CDS encoding Dps family protein: MGKVALQMVEQAGIDVKELLDKLVCAASAEFTTYYYYTILRANAIGLEGEGLKEIIEDARLEDRNHFEALVPRIYELGGELPRDIRDFANLAACPDAYLPDRHHNNSDATPRVGFTSGGSDESQTAVLEAKQAVEQGDIRPLLQVLVEAERCAIRVYSDICNMAFGKDHRTYELSLAILNEEIEHEAWFSEFLGEGPSGHFRRGAPGESPYTSRFLVVPHNHS; encoded by the coding sequence ATGGGTAAAGTTGCACTGCAGATGGTGGAACAAGCTGGAATTGATGTCAAAGAACTTTTAGACAAGTTAGTCTGCGCCGCGTCAGCAGAGTTTACCACCTACTATTACTACACAATTTTGCGTGCGAATGCGATTGGTTTAGAGGGCGAAGGACTCAAAGAAATTATCGAAGATGCGCGACTTGAAGATCGCAACCACTTTGAAGCACTCGTTCCCCGCATTTACGAGTTAGGCGGTGAGTTACCGCGTGATATTCGTGACTTCGCAAATCTAGCAGCTTGCCCAGATGCTTATCTTCCAGATCGTCATCATAATAATAGCGATGCTACCCCCCGCGTTGGATTTACAAGTGGCGGTAGCGACGAGTCACAAACCGCAGTTCTCGAAGCTAAACAAGCAGTAGAACAAGGCGATATTCGTCCACTGTTGCAAGTATTAGTCGAAGCGGAGCGGTGTGCAATTCGTGTCTATAGTGATATCTGCAACATGGCATTTGGTAAAGATCACCGCACGTACGAGTTATCGCTTGCGATTCTCAATGAAGAAATAGAACACGAAGCTTGGTTTAGTGAATTTCTAGGAGAAGGACCATCAGGACACTTCCGGCGAGGTGCGCCAGGAGAATCACCCTATACTTCTAGGTTCTTAGTCGTACCTCACAATCATAGTTAA
- a CDS encoding Rieske (2Fe-2S) protein: MCYVTVATVDDIPPGTTKLVQVEGLPILIVNDRGQFYALQGLCGHQKLSLAKAMVWQGIIDCPWHHFQYDIRTGENVYPRCVYPLEALPHLHQQLERLRTYPVRIVEQHVQVKIEHEPLSNK, translated from the coding sequence GTGTGCTACGTCACTGTCGCCACAGTAGACGACATCCCACCAGGGACAACAAAGCTCGTACAAGTAGAAGGTTTACCAATTTTGATCGTCAACGATCGCGGTCAATTTTACGCCTTACAAGGCTTGTGCGGACATCAAAAACTCTCACTTGCAAAAGCTATGGTGTGGCAAGGAATAATCGATTGTCCCTGGCATCATTTTCAGTACGATATTCGTACTGGAGAAAACGTTTATCCGCGATGCGTTTATCCTTTAGAAGCTCTACCGCATTTACATCAACAGCTTGAACGATTGCGTACTTATCCCGTGCGCATTGTTGAGCAACACGTGCAGGTAAAAATTGAGCATGAACCACTCAGTAACAAATGA
- a CDS encoding pentapeptide repeat-containing protein has product MNAEELLKRYAAGERYFPNVDLSHTSLQEVNLSGIVLKRAILEATDLSRSILVGADLNGVILKQATMTATRFNGSHLVGVDLTAANLTGADLSGVNLWRANLNKATLCEANLSRANLDEANLTGADLSRANLSGVQLSKANLTEAVIVDANLNRANLTETKLMRSHLCGAQLERAELIASELTAADLSRVNLEGANLSEANLSQANLSGANLTGVNLHRANLIAAKAILANLRGANLEQAELVTTNLTEADLSWANLSKTNLSGADLHRAILTDVNLNSAILRGANLIDAKLLQVEMNNVDLSWAIVPCVMSH; this is encoded by the coding sequence ATGAACGCTGAAGAACTCCTGAAGCGATACGCCGCAGGAGAACGCTATTTTCCCAACGTCGATCTGAGTCATACATCCTTACAAGAAGTCAATTTAAGTGGTATAGTCCTCAAACGAGCAATCTTAGAGGCTACAGATTTAAGTCGGTCAATTTTAGTGGGAGCCGACTTGAATGGCGTTATTCTCAAACAAGCTACCATGACGGCGACTCGCTTTAACGGCAGTCATTTAGTCGGAGTAGATTTAACCGCAGCCAATTTAACAGGTGCAGATCTTAGTGGTGTCAATTTGTGGCGCGCAAACCTCAACAAAGCAACATTGTGCGAAGCTAACTTAAGCCGCGCCAATCTAGACGAGGCAAACTTGACTGGAGCAGATTTAAGCAGAGCAAATTTGAGTGGAGTTCAATTAAGCAAAGCAAATTTAACCGAAGCCGTCATAGTTGATGCTAATTTAAATCGCGCAAATCTTACAGAAACAAAGTTGATGCGATCGCATTTGTGTGGTGCGCAGCTAGAACGCGCAGAATTGATTGCCAGTGAATTAACTGCCGCTGATTTGAGTAGAGTAAACTTAGAGGGTGCAAACCTGAGTGAAGCTAACTTATCGCAAGCAAATCTGAGTGGGGCAAACTTAACTGGAGTAAATCTACACCGTGCAAATCTGATCGCCGCTAAAGCAATTTTGGCAAATCTGCGCGGAGCCAATTTAGAGCAAGCAGAACTTGTCACCACAAACTTAACCGAAGCGGATTTGAGTTGGGCAAACTTGAGTAAAACAAACTTGAGTGGAGCCGACTTGCACCGCGCAATTCTTACGGATGTTAATCTCAATTCGGCAATTCTGCGGGGAGCCAATTTGATCGATGCCAAGCTATTACAAGTAGAAATGAACAATGTTGATCTGAGTTGGGCGATCGTACCTTGTGTTATGAGTCATTGA
- a CDS encoding bifunctional 4-hydroxy-2-oxoglutarate aldolase/2-dehydro-3-deoxy-phosphogluconate aldolase, whose amino-acid sequence MIKAWLDLVQQNRAIAVIRAIQHEQGYQMAKAVAAGGIKLIEVTWNSDRSADLIARLQAELPHCTIGTGTLLDLAQLENAITAGAKFLFSPHCDTAMIRAAVQQNIPIIPGALSPTEIMTAYTAGASCVKVFPIQAVGGASYIKSLQRPLGHIPLIPTGGVTLANASDFIAAGAIAVGLASELFPKHLIAAGAWETISQQAKTLVEQLHKIQ is encoded by the coding sequence ATGATCAAGGCTTGGTTAGATTTGGTGCAACAGAATCGAGCGATCGCAGTCATTCGGGCGATTCAACACGAACAAGGCTATCAAATGGCAAAAGCCGTAGCTGCTGGCGGAATTAAGTTAATTGAAGTCACGTGGAACAGCGATCGCAGCGCAGATTTAATCGCGCGCCTGCAAGCTGAATTACCCCACTGTACGATTGGGACAGGTACACTGCTAGATTTAGCGCAGTTGGAAAATGCGATCACCGCCGGAGCAAAATTTCTTTTCAGCCCGCATTGCGATACTGCAATGATTCGCGCAGCGGTGCAACAAAATATACCGATTATTCCTGGCGCGCTCTCACCCACAGAGATTATGACTGCTTACACTGCTGGAGCCAGTTGCGTCAAAGTCTTTCCGATCCAAGCGGTAGGAGGTGCAAGCTACATTAAAAGTTTGCAAAGACCTCTCGGACATATACCATTGATTCCGACAGGGGGCGTGACGCTCGCAAATGCGTCCGATTTTATTGCAGCCGGAGCGATCGCGGTAGGTTTAGCCAGCGAATTATTTCCTAAACATTTAATTGCAGCTGGAGCTTGGGAAACGATTAGTCAACAAGCTAAAACCCTAGTGGAGCAACTTCATAAAATTCAATGA
- a CDS encoding DUF2382 domain-containing protein: MPLYKLEDFDPNYRESFGGDDIKNLKLYTEGGEEIGAVMTALVDAEGHFRYLVIATGFGAMGKKILLPIGLSRIDYNTNRVTVDGLTKVQVEGLPEYDEQSTVEYDYEEQVRDVYRPLVATAQNNDLTNPTTYNRDSYSYENDSSLYNLNEQNHQTLKLYEERLIASKNRVKTGEVAVGKRIETETAKVAIPLEKERVVIERVSTTESGTVIPGELDFQEGEIVRIELYEETPEIHKEAFVREEVRIRKIVEQNTVEAEEIIRREELDIDTEGQPNINQTNTIHNDPI, translated from the coding sequence ATGCCGTTGTACAAACTCGAAGACTTCGACCCAAATTATCGAGAAAGCTTCGGTGGCGATGACATTAAGAATTTGAAGCTTTACACCGAAGGAGGCGAAGAAATAGGTGCAGTCATGACTGCCTTAGTTGATGCAGAAGGTCATTTTCGATATTTGGTAATTGCTACAGGCTTCGGGGCTATGGGCAAAAAAATCCTACTACCTATAGGACTATCTCGGATCGACTACAATACAAACCGCGTCACAGTAGATGGTTTAACTAAAGTACAAGTTGAAGGTTTACCAGAATATGATGAACAGTCAACGGTGGAATACGACTATGAGGAGCAAGTGAGAGACGTTTATCGTCCTTTAGTCGCAACCGCGCAAAATAATGATTTAACTAATCCTACTACCTACAATCGGGACTCATACAGCTATGAAAATGATTCTTCGCTCTACAACTTAAATGAGCAGAATCACCAAACATTAAAGCTATATGAAGAAAGATTAATAGCAAGTAAAAACCGCGTGAAAACAGGTGAAGTCGCCGTTGGTAAACGAATTGAAACTGAAACCGCAAAAGTAGCAATTCCACTAGAAAAAGAGCGCGTTGTTATCGAACGCGTATCTACTACAGAGAGTGGAACTGTAATTCCTGGAGAACTTGACTTTCAAGAGGGTGAGATTGTACGTATTGAATTGTACGAGGAAACGCCGGAGATCCACAAAGAAGCGTTCGTTCGCGAAGAAGTTAGAATTAGAAAAATCGTCGAACAAAATACTGTAGAGGCTGAAGAAATAATCCGTCGAGAAGAACTAGACATTGACACCGAAGGTCAACCTAATATTAACCAAACAAATACAATTCATAATGACCCTATCTAA
- a CDS encoding DUF2382 domain-containing protein: MALLKISDFDPDYREAFDGNDVKGMSVYAQGTDEKIGTVSDVLVDEEGNFRYFIVDLGFWIFGKKVLMPVGRSRIDYGADRVYAVGMTREQAENLPEFDENMAVDYDYEERVRGVYRGQTATAEIPLEGAPLDTAATVGMAAPAPKPTYTRDTYDYKYDEDLYNLKEDANQNLKLYQERLVANKVRRKAGEVSIGKRVETETAQVSIPIEKERVVIERVSPTDAGKAVDPSQVRFGEGETTRVELYEETPEVRKEAFVREEVRVRKEVDQETVQAQETIRREELEIHNEGTVVENQDRLPNDRI; the protein is encoded by the coding sequence ATGGCACTTCTAAAAATTAGTGACTTTGACCCAGACTATCGCGAAGCCTTTGATGGTAATGATGTTAAAGGAATGAGCGTATATGCACAAGGAACAGACGAAAAGATCGGTACAGTAAGTGACGTTTTAGTAGACGAAGAAGGTAATTTTCGTTATTTTATAGTTGATTTAGGCTTCTGGATTTTTGGTAAGAAAGTATTAATGCCTGTCGGTCGTTCGCGGATTGACTATGGTGCAGACCGCGTGTACGCAGTAGGAATGACCAGAGAACAAGCAGAAAACTTGCCAGAATTTGATGAAAATATGGCAGTTGATTATGACTACGAAGAGCGCGTTCGCGGCGTATATCGCGGTCAAACTGCTACCGCTGAGATTCCTTTAGAAGGAGCACCATTAGACACAGCAGCAACCGTTGGTATGGCGGCTCCCGCTCCTAAACCTACTTATACCCGCGATACGTATGACTACAAGTACGATGAGGATTTGTACAACCTTAAGGAAGACGCAAATCAAAATCTTAAGCTTTATCAAGAGCGTTTAGTTGCTAATAAAGTACGCAGGAAAGCTGGTGAAGTTTCCATCGGTAAGCGTGTCGAAACCGAAACTGCGCAGGTCTCTATTCCTATTGAGAAAGAGCGCGTAGTCATTGAAAGAGTATCTCCTACCGATGCGGGTAAAGCTGTCGATCCTAGTCAGGTCAGATTTGGTGAAGGTGAAACAACTCGTGTAGAACTCTACGAAGAAACTCCAGAAGTACGCAAGGAAGCGTTTGTTCGTGAAGAAGTTCGAGTGAGAAAAGAGGTAGATCAAGAAACAGTTCAAGCTCAAGAAACAATTCGGCGTGAAGAGTTAGAAATTCACAACGAAGGTACAGTTGTTGAGAACCAAGACCGTCTACCTAATGACCGCATTTAA